The sequence below is a genomic window from Plasmodium relictum strain SGS1 genome assembly, contig: PRELSG_00_v1_254, whole genome shotgun sequence.
AACTACACTATTTTGCAACTAATATTAACTATGAGGCTAAAATTATTAGTAATGTCATTATTGAAATTATgaactttttttatagatgCATCTTTCTTCTATGTTacatcattattttcatatttcttCGACATactatatatttcttataattaTTCTATTTGATTAAACTTCTTTCTTTTTCCATAgagactttttttttcttaattgaTTGTTACtaaatttctattttacTTTCATCTTTAGTTTCTCTAAAAGTAGAAGCTGCTGAATTAttgattaataaaagatgttatttatttttttatagtacATGAAGTTAGCTTACTAGTCAGGAAAATTTAAGTTAACCTTGCACTGGTGCTAGTTAAAAAAtcgaaaaataaaaatatatatatatagctatatttatttttgtgtttattttattccatatatatcttttgtaaatataaaaaaaagaaaatttttttttattttttttttttgagaaagaatttattttttatgagaatttttatattattaaatactACATATTCTTCTAGCAGGTTTATTTTGAGAGCATAAAAAAAACTCACTAGTCGATAAAAACGTTAATGgcaaagaaaataatatcaaTATATTAAATCAAATAACTTAACTAAGAGTCATtcatgttattttttattatattaaaaattacacTAAAAAgcaattaattataataaagtgATTCTATAATAAATACACTTAGTAGAGAGTTCTCGGTatgttctttattaatttaactGTTCAAAATACCTTAGAAGTATTCAATAggacaaataaaaaatcatataGAGATTTATTTTCTAACTAGTATCTTAAATATACAAGAATAGTAATTGTGTATATGTAATtgtacttttttttcatataaaaaaaaacaatttatacTATGGTTTCGTGGGGATTTTTATTAGACATATAGTAgcttatattattaatatgtaTGAAAAGTGAAGAATTTATTGTTAagaatagttttttttttattattattctgaaatgttaataatttttttattaaacataATTCATTAGAACATTTCTTAAAGAATAATACAACAAACCAAAATACAACAATTACGCATTTATGTAAATGACATTACAGAAaccattaaaaaaaaatgaaaacacAAAAATAAGATTAACATAATTTTGTTTGATTTAAGttatcataataataatgaaatgatgaatattataataatgataaaatagttaaaattttgtaattatatgaaaatctaaatattatttatgtgCAACAATTGttcatttctttaaaaataatcaGTGTAAAACATAtagttattaaaattttattaataaagaataaaaatgtatatataaaaaaaaagataatgcAATTTTTAGTCACAGTTATGTTAATaatcatataatttaattataatatataatatattgtaAATTATTTGGTAATACGTAGAAACTAAATGGTGAGTCATTTAAACCTTAGAAacaatatgaaaaaaaattaaaatataatttttttgtaaatataaatattttccaAAAAAACATGTATAATGCTTATACTGTAGTAAATTCAAGCCAATATTAGAGAGCAACGAAAAGATAAATGAAATTgttaattacatttttttaacaattttAATAGTTCATATAACACAATGATAATGTAATAAactattattaaaagaagctataaatatatgtacaaTAATTTTGCGTTGTTTgacctaaaaaaaaaataatatgtaaTGGTAAAAATaagattaaaatatttaaaataaaaacttaaatttaaataaatacaatAATTGTGTAAATATTAAGTAATTTAatcttatttatatattgatGATTAGGAAAGAAACAAAtttagaaaagaaaaatattataagaggtttatgaattttttaggTAAGGTACTTGTTAAtttatatagttttttttaaatggaaaggaaattttattaaactttttttttttaagataaaatttatataactcCTTATGTGCACAtagtaaatttaaaatatctaattcatttatagatagtatgaatataaatatacatacatTAATACCCCTTCAAATAAcatgaataaataataataaacctatatttaattatattttttttagttctattatatttagaaaaacATATTTACACGAAGAATTTAGGGGATTAAATAATTctcataagaaaaaaaacttCTTTATTACTTTaatcatattttataaacagtttttaaaatctattatttttccttcacatttaatcttttttatcTCGTTTAATCTCCCAAGATTATAATGCaactattaaattataatttagttcttttttttttacatatattcaTACTCATTTACACATGTGAAATCTCCTATTTAACAATagccttttattttttttttttctatttgtttctgtttttaatttaattagtTCACATgcgtataaatatattttataaatataacgTATATAATGCACATTAGAATCGtacctaaaaaaaaagaaaaatttattaaaaaaaatataatatatttttttttaaacttagattaaatagaataattaaaaataaattaccttaaatatgaaaataataaaaagttgAACGAATTATTCTATTACTCCACTTACACTTTTATgcaatataatatatatacgaacttttataatattttttctatgttATTAAGGTGTTGATATATTAATTGGCTGTTTAATgtctttgctagagtattaaacaaacaaattaataaagagcatgtataaataaatgtatgtttttataatatatattcttatgcttattatatatgtcatgttttcttatgattcataatatttatgcattatttaaaattttaatttgttaaataatttttatatttaacaaAAGTTTATTATgtttcattaataaaaagcattatccaaaaaaaaaaaaaataattttttttttttttttaattaattaccCAAAtgtaaaaacaataaaaacaaaacaaacaaaaaaaaaaatataactttatatatattttttttttttttaactagcgtcagtgtaTGACTAAAGTGTACATACATGACTAGTAAACTAACTGTatgtactacaaaaggttaataatatcttttattaaccaggtgttaaaaaaattttttttatttgtttcaatgttatttaaaTCTTATTTCATATACgcgtatatatatatatatatacatatatatatatatataggtcaatgttataagaaaaatgttaaaatagCTTTAAACAAGTCTAAATATAACACAAACAatttattgttttatttgaatttaaaaaataacgaaaaattcaaaaattcttttatcaGTGAatatgaaaacaaaaaaaagaaagaaccAAATAGTactaaaaattcttttattcaGAGTAAAATTTTAGTATCAACAGATGAAATTTTAAGATATTATAACAATTTCGTTGATGAAATTAATATTCATTTTGATACAATAACAAAATATCACATAAATGCAGCTGCTTATGATGATTCGAGTTCATATCTTTCAAATTACAAAAATGCTTTTAATAGAAATACCAAAAGTGATATAGAAGAGCTTTCAAAATGCACAAAAGAAATCATGAAGTTCTTTAAAGAAACTAAACAGAAAATGCAAGAAGAATTTTACAACTTACTATCTCTCAAAGAGGATAATAAAACTAATCAATATCAATTAGGATATCAAAAATTCAAATCAAACATACAAAAGCATGAACTAACTACAAGATCAGAGATGAGAACATGCggacaaaaaaataaaggagCTTATAATAGTCTGTACCGGTTGATACGTGATGAGTTTTGTACTAATGTAGAATGTAATTTAATGGTAAGCATAGATAAAAAACAAGTAAAAAAATCTAATTTTGTGTATTCAAAAGTTATGGatgaatataaagaaaaaatgttaaCATATACACGTTCTAATAAAGACGTCTTAGAACAAATTAgcacttttttaaattctgaAGTAGtacaaataattataaaagaaaacatATGTGAAAAAACATGTAGAAATTCCTTAAGGATgttagttaaaaaaattgatgacaccgaaaaaatatataaaaacggtatagataaagaaaataaatattataatgaatTTCAAAGTGATTGTTCAAGAGCACAAACACTCTATTTGCAGAAAgaatatatttcaaatacTCTTATCAAATCTTTAGAAAGATATGAAGGATTTGTCTGTTATAACAAATGGAATTCtgagttaaaaaaaaattttgatgaaGATAAAAAACAATTTGATAGCATTCTTCAAAATGTATTAGAAGAATTAGGAAAAAATATAGTTTCACTAGTTTATCCTGAAAATATAGCAACAGAAAGCAATcaaattttttcaaaagcAACTGAAATATATAATCGTACAGTAAATATGATTCGTGAACATTTTATAGTATTAGAAAATTTATCGTATAAATATAGTATTATAGAAATTTCCAATATCATAGATGAACTTACTCAATTATATTCTGATGTATTTAATTATGAAATTAGTTTGAAAGATAAATATAGAGAACTGAACATGAAATATAAATCGAttgaagataataaaaatgaggtagaaaaaataaaaggaacAATTCAACTAAGGGAAAATAAATTAGTGGATCTTACATATGatgtattaaataaaaaaaaaaaaattgatgatATAATAAGATCAGCAAAAAACGAACTTGATACATTAAATGAATATGATCaagaattaaaaacattaatAGGAGAAATTGacttaaaaaaaacacaagttcaaacaaaaaaagataaaatagaagaattaaaaagacaggaagatgaaaaaatcaaaaatgtaatagaagaaataaaaaaatacctaggaaaaataaatgagaaaaaaagcAATTATAAAACAATTATAGATATAAAAGAAAGTTCCAGAAAGGATTTaaatatcattaaaaattttaaaagtgagacattttttaatgataatgaaTACACAGAAAAAATACAAGAGATGGATGGAAAAATAAGCTCAGCTTTAgaagaattatttaataatggGAAATTAGAAGAAtcatttaatgaaatatcAAGATTTTTAACTGAAAAGAATTCATTAAATTATGAGGAAAATAACATGGAAAAacttaatataatattagatgaaacacaaaaaaaaatttcagaaatagaaaatactATTAGTAACGCTACAAgtattataaatgaaaaagtaacacctataacaaaaaatattgaagagCTTAAGaatgaaataataacaaaGTCAATTGaagatttatataataaaataaataattcatttgAAACTTTTAATGTTTCAATTAATTCAATATCTGGGTATACGAatgaatatgaaaaagaaagtaaaaaaatgaaaaaatttgaaGATGATATAACAATTCAAAAGAATGAATTGTTGCACAAAaacaatgaaaaatatagtaaTGAATTGGAAGAAAAAGATATCTCTCTAACTGCTTTAGATCATGAAAAAATCtctgaaaagaaaaaaaatatagaagaacatattaataataacagAAGTATCATAAGTACAATTGAAAAGGAATTagaattatatgaaaaaatagaaaaatactTTACTATGTCCAAGGATCAAACAATTGTAAGTAACATCAAAGGTTTAAAAGAACAAATTTGTCCTGTagatatgaataataaattaaagggTTTTCAAACGAAACTTAGTAATACAACAAATATAATAGAAAgtagtataaaaaatattgaatcatataaaaaaattatagaaggtatttatattctaaataaaattataaatatgtcTGATAACTGTAATACatcaattaataatttaagaaaaaatacagattccataaaaaaaaaaatagatgaaGAAGATGCTATAATTAGTAGAGAAAATAAAGTAGaagaaaacataaaaaataattttttaagcaaaattagaaaaaaaaaagaagatacaGAAGATATAATAAGAAACATTGAtgagttaaaaaaaaatctaacCGAAATTATAGAATCATCTATTAATTTAAAGGAAAAAGCTAATGGTGTTATTATATTAGAAACTTTAGAAGAACATTTAAAGAATGTATCAATTCAAGAATCTCGTTTTAATGATATTACAAAGAAAATAGATGAAACAAGAGTATCAATTGAGTTATTAAATAAGAAAGTTGATAGTGCAATAAAAGGTCAACATGACGaaatttcaaatatatttcataaacATATTATtgaattatatgaaaaaataaagaatgaTACACAAACAAAttctaaaattataaaagataCAGAAGCATGTTTGCAAAATTATGATTTCGAAAATGATATAGAAAAGGTTAAGAAAGAAaagaataagaaaaatttaaaagatatatcACAGagcattaaaaataaaatggaagacgttaataaaattaataaaacaattatagatatacaaaataaatCTCAAAAGTTATTTGATGAATCTAATAACGAAAAAAGCAGAGAAAATTCAagtgataaaaaaaacaatataaaaaaaatttatgagaCAATGgcagaaatattaaaagaattggAAAAAGAGATAACAAATTTAGGATATTACTTAGTAAATATAAAGGAAAACAAAATACAGTATAAGAAGGAATCAGTAAACTATACTGTTGATCAAATtaatgatgaaaaagaaaaggctAACAAAAGAATGGAAATTATTGATGAacttaagaaaaaaattattcaattGAAGGAAAAAACAATAGATATCTCGAAGGATGAATTAGAAAGTTTTAATTATGAAATTCCTGCTAGTAAAGCTAAAGAAAatcaacaaaaaataaatgaattggTACAAGAAGCTAATgcattaaaagaaaaagtatcAAGTGATAATACAGAAAGTGGAATTGATAATATGCAAATAATTATTGAAAcaaaattaagaaatatcataatagaaaataatagcATAGATAATGCATCTTACGAAATGGAGAACATGGAGAAATGTTTAATGACAAAAAGATTTAATAGTATAATGGATACTATTAGAATTTCTTTCACGAAAGctaaaagagaaaaagaaattacaaatgaaaaatttacaaaatcagaagatataaagaaaaaaataatagctGATTTTCAAAGGGCAAAGGATTTAAGAAATGTACTCATAGAAGTTTTAGATGAAAATTCTGttgatgaaaaaataaaagaaattaaattaattaatgaTGATATTATAGTTAATACaggaaatataaatgaatttttaacGATAACTGAACAACATAAGGAAAATTGTAGAATGAATTATCATAATATAGAAAGGGGAAAATATACAATAGAGTATTTAAAAAACCATGATTATAATGAGAAGAAAGAAATAACAGGAAGTGTAATAGAAgagataaataaatatgttaaaGAAAGTAGAGATTACTCCGATAAAGCAGATAAATATAGTATAGATACTAGAAATAATTATGATTTATGCTGCAAATATAAAGAGGACATGGATGATCTTTTAAACGAATCTTTAATTTTAGGagaaaacataaaatataaattaaaagtaaacgaaataaataatatatgggGAGCGATTCAAaatgattataataatattgaaagtctattaaaaaaattaataggaagattaaatatattaaaaaaagatatcaTTATAATAGaacaagaaaaagaagaaacaaATAGTGAAAAGTCTATAAAAGCATATGGACAAATTCAAACTACAAAAGTGCATTCAAATAGATTATTAGAAGAATTAGAGACCTTAAAACAAAGAACAATGGATAATTTGAATGGTTCTAAAAGTGCAGTGGAATTGATTTCAAGAGAGAATGAAACAgcagaaaaagaaatatccGACAGACTAAAAGCAGAGCaggaaaatttaaaaagaagtATAGAAATTTTAAGGAAAgtagaaattaataaaaatttaatgagcgatgaattaaataaactaAAAGGAAtagaaattaatattaatgatatggataatgaaatgaaaaaatctAAGAAATTATACGAAGAAGGAATTTtggaagaaataaaaaaagtagctgataaagaaaaggaaaatattgAATTCTTAATGAAATCAATAAACGCAACAATTGGCAATATAATTACATTTATAGGGGAATTACAGTTAGAAGAAAATGACTTAGTAGAAAAATGTGAAGAtactagaaaaaaaatgaatgatatatataatatatttgataAATCCTATggaaatatagaaaaatttgTATTAAACATTATAGAACCTACTAGCACATATGCTAGTGCAAAAGAGAAAAGAGAAGAAGCCGAattagaagaagaaaaactTAAGAATCAAAAACATGAAATGGAAAATttgttaaaaattattaatgatATTAAGAGAAATGAGATTTTAAGATTAATACTACATATGAAGAAGGATTTGGATAAGTTGGATGAAAAAGCTAAAGAAGAGCATTCATGGATagaaatacaaataaaagatatcaaaggaaatatagaaaatataaaagattcTGATAGTATAAATAGTGCATTGGATgagttaaataaaataaaaaaaaagagcgatgaaataaacaaaagtaaaataaGGTATTCTGCTTATAAAGACGAAATACATGCATTTTAcagtaatataaataaaacacTAAGCTTTATAGATATGGGTATAAAAACAATATCAGAAATGAAAGATTATGAAAGCATGAAGAATATAGAAGATATTATTTTAAGaatagaagaaaatttaggtgatataaataaaaaagtaaggGAGAACAAAGATATCCTAATAAAAGCTGAAAGTATTTATGAAGAAGTAAAGTTAagagaagaattaaaaaaaagaattaaggaagagttaaataaaattgatgGTATCTTCTCTATAATACAAGGTGCTCTTgataaatatacaaaaataaaagagataAATTTTGATGATGAAAAGTGTgatgtattttttaaaattatcaaaGAGAGCGAAAatctaaaaaatatatcaaatgCTTACATGagtaaattaaataaaatggatggagtattaaaattaaatacaataaaaactGAACTTGATAATAAAAAGTCTTCTTTAACTGATTTAGAACGTCGTGTTGAAGCAACAAAAACAGATAAGGACGAGTTTTCTAGTAAAATATTAAGGGGTATAAAGAATAACATTGGAACAATTACAAAAGAGATAGATTACGAATATAGCAATGTTTcagaaattaatatatttttttatgagtTACTAGAATtaggaaaaaattataaattatcttTGCAATATGCGGTTAGTACAACTGTAAATATTGAAATATCAAAAGATATgttaataatagaaaaaaaaaaaaaagatgctGCATTATGTGtacaatatattaaaaatagttgTGATTCTATGattaatgatattaatataataaataaaagctATAAAAGTAATATTATAAGTACTTATGAATCTAACAATGTTGAGAATGCAAATGTTCTTTCAGAGGAACTTAAGAGAAAGGGGGATGAAGGGATGAAAACAACAAATGATATAAAGAAATTACTTTTAACAATGAATGAAAgtaaagatgaaaataaagtAGATGAATATTTACAGAAACTAAAAGATATGTAtgaaatttttcaaaaagaaaggataaatataaatgaaatttttagaaatatcaatgatataaaattaaaagaaatggaTAAAAATAGTGAGAAATTAATTGATATAGCacatttacataaaaatattgtagAAAATcaagaagaaaaatttttaaacatGAAAAAGCAATTAAGTGAAATAAGAGATTTTTTAATAGGaagagaaaaagaattacttGGTATTGTTGAATGTGTAGACATAGAATGTATGCAGAAGATCAACAAAATAGATGAAGAAGTTAAGCATAAAACTAAGGAAATAAGtgaattagaaaataatagtaGTAGTGAGAAC
It includes:
- a CDS encoding reticulocyte binding protein, putative, with product MTSKLTVCTTKGQCYKKNVKIALNKSKYNTNNLLFYLNLKNNEKFKNSFISEYENKKKKEPNSTKNSFIQSKILVSTDEILRYYNNFVDEINIHFDTITKYHINAAAYDDSSSYLSNYKNAFNRNTKSDIEELSKCTKEIMKFFKETKQKMQEEFYNLLSLKEDNKTNQYQLGYQKFKSNIQKHELTTRSEMRTCGQKNKGAYNSLYRLIRDEFCTNVECNLMVSIDKKQVKKSNFVYSKVMDEYKEKMLTYTRSNKDVLEQISTFLNSEVVQIIIKENICEKTCRNSLRMLVKKIDDTEKIYKNGIDKENKYYNEFQSDCSRAQTLYLQKEYISNTLIKSLERYEGFVCYNKWNSELKKNFDEDKKQFDSILQNVLEELGKNIVSLVYPENIATESNQIFSKATEIYNRTVNMIREHFIVLENLSYKYSIIEISNIIDELTQLYSDVFNYEISLKDKYRELNMKYKSIEDNKNEVEKIKGTIQLRENKLVDLTYDVLNKKKKIDDIIRSAKNELDTLNEYDQELKTLIGEIDLKKTQVQTKKDKIEELKRQEDEKIKNVIEEIKKYLGKINEKKSNYKTIIDIKESSRKDLNIIKNFKSETFFNDNEYTEKIQEMDGKISSALEELFNNGKLEESFNEISRFLTEKNSLNYEENNMEKLNIILDETQKKISEIENTISNATSIINEKVTPITKNIEELKNEIITKSIEDLYNKINNSFETFNVSINSISGYTNEYEKESKKMKKFEDDITIQKNELLHKNNEKYSNELEEKDISLTALDHEKISEKKKNIEEHINNNRSIISTIEKELELYEKIEKYFTMSKDQTIVSNIKGLKEQICPVDMNNKLKGFQTKLSNTTNIIESSIKNIESYKKIIEGIYILNKIINMSDNCNTSINNLRKNTDSIKKKIDEEDAIISRENKVEENIKNNFLSKIRKKKEDTEDIIRNIDELKKNLTEIIESSINLKEKANGVIILETLEEHLKNVSIQESRFNDITKKIDETRVSIELLNKKVDSAIKGQHDEISNIFHKHIIELYEKIKNDTQTNSKIIKDTEACLQNYDFENDIEKVKKEKNKKNLKDISQSIKNKMEDVNKINKTIIDIQNKSQKLFDESNNEKSRENSSDKKNNIKKIYETMAEILKELEKEITNLGYYLVNIKENKIQYKKESVNYTVDQINDEKEKANKRMEIIDELKKKIIQLKEKTIDISKDELESFNYEIPASKAKENQQKINELVQEANALKEKVSSDNTESGIDNMQIIIETKLRNIIIENNSIDNASYEMENMEKCLMTKRFNSIMDTIRISFTKAKREKEITNEKFTKSEDIKKKIIADFQRAKDLRNVLIEVLDENSVDEKIKEIKLINDDIIVNTGNINEFLTITEQHKENCRMNYHNIERGKYTIEYLKNHDYNEKKEITGSVIEEINKYVKESRDYSDKADKYSIDTRNNYDLCCKYKEDMDDLLNESLILGENIKYKLKVNEINNIWGAIQNDYNNIESLLKKLIGRLNILKKDIIIIEQEKEETNSEKSIKAYGQIQTTKVHSNRLLEELETLKQRTMDNLNGSKSAVELISRENETAEKEISDRLKAEQENLKRSIEILRKVEINKNLMSDELNKLKGIEININDMDNEMKKSKKLYEEGILEEIKKVADKEKENIEFLMKSINATIGNIITFIGELQLEENDLVEKCEDTRKKMNDIYNIFDKSYGNIEKFVLNIIEPTSTYASAKEKREEAELEEEKLKNQKHEMENLLKIINDIKRNEILRLILHMKKDLDKLDEKAKEEHSWIEIQIKDIKGNIENIKDSDSINSALDELNKIKKKSDEINKSKIRYSAYKDEIHAFYSNINKTLSFIDMGIKTISEMKDYESMKNIEDIILRIEENLGDINKKVRENKDILIKAESIYEEVKLREELKKRIKEELNKIDGIFSIIQGALDKYTKIKEINFDDEKCDVFFKIIKESENLKNISNAYMSKLNKMDGVLKLNTIKTELDNKKSSLTDLERRVEATKTDKDEFSSKILRGIKNNIGTITKEIDYEYSNVSEINIFFYELLELGKNYKLSLQYAVSTTVNIEISKDMLIIEKKKKDAALCVQYIKNSCDSMINDINIINKSYKSNIISTYESNNVENANVLSEELKRKGDEGMKTTNDIKKLLLTMNESKDENKVDEYLQKLKDMYEIFQKERININEIFRNINDIKLKEMDKNSEKLIDIAHLHKNIVENQEEKFLNMKKQLSEIRDFLIGREKELLGIVECVDIECMQKINKIDEEVKHKTKEISELENNSSSENNKILIYTEKVSHLIERAKFLLRDIELYEHESDYDLSEKMNNSMLDELDNYIKRIKEKGNKSKELFENYIQKNKDLFLENNNTFLSVHGIIKNINDIIEIYRRKLSGQEEKNKIRDILDETIKKNEHENFSVNDDINKNSQKGEGKQNLTKNIVSNGNKESNENNDSKGKNKTEGKTIKLAHGMLGGLLISCVIVVILYKGKGVENNVDEYVHEEYENGEDLFNSSDREEVIEVNFIEGE